A genomic stretch from Pochonia chlamydosporia 170 chromosome 4, whole genome shotgun sequence includes:
- a CDS encoding rRNA processing protein Utp6 (similar to Cordyceps militaris CM01 XP_006666245.1), translating to MAGVAEKARFYLERSVPQLREWEEKELFSKEEIRTIVKKRNDHEHRVLSPGNTPSDWSTYAKWEQSLEKLRSKRCRRLKIHHLNSAHSGQGRVLSIYERSVNRHPGSTDLWKEYLSYTASVKAAKRWRKTMTNALRMMPTDADLWIIAGRRSAKNGDMAAARGFFMRGCRFCTKDCKLWLEYARSEMEWLVKVDQRKSDKKTTDVLRPDRVEDDDELRIVDSDDEDEDDDGNMLPEPSRAQAKVIDKQAAEQLKSNPAMDGAIPIAIYDISRKQAFFTPEVAESFFFMFSSFKTLSVQPRISQHVLDSLDREFTNHPSTCFCYIRQPVVGVQANTADFARGLRDVLARLGDKLEVSTDKAELSRKTAVWIDGYLALGGLDDGIRQVLEHTKGKLVL from the exons ATGGCAGGTGTTGCAGAAAAGGCGAGATTCTACCTCGAACGCTCCGTCCCTCAACTACGAGAGTGGGAGGAGAAGGAATTGTTCTCCAAG GAGGAAATCCGCACCATTGTAAAAAAGCGCAACGACCACGAACACCGAGTCCTGTCGCCAGGAAACACCCCATCCGACTGGTCAACCTACGCAAAATGGGAGCAATCCCTCGAAAAACTGCGAAGCAAACGATGTCGCCGCCTTAaaatccaccacctcaactCAGCACATTCTGGCCAGGGTCGCGTTCTGTCAATCTACGAGCGGTCCGTCAATAGACACCCCGGAAGCACCGACCTCTGGAAAGAGTACCTGTCCTACACGGCCAGTGTCAAGGCCGCCAAGCGATGGCGCAAGACCATGACAAACGCACTGCGCATGATGCCCACCGATGCTGACCTCTGGATCATCGCGGGCAGGCGGTCGGCgaagaatggcgacatggctgctgctAGAGGCTTCTTCATGCGCGGCTGTCGATTCTGCACTAAGGACTGCAAGCTGTGGCTGGAATATGCCAGGAGCGAGATGGAATGGCTCGTCAAGGTGGATCAGCGCAAGAGTGATAAGAAGACCACGGATGTCTTGCGACCTGATCGCgttgaggacgatgatgagcttCGCATCGTGGatagtgatgatgaggatgaagatgatgacggcaacATGTTGCCTGAGCCGTCGAGGGCACAAGCCAAGGTCATTGATAAGCAGGCTGCGGAACAACTCAAATCTAACCCGGCCATGGATGGTGCTATCCCCATTGCCATCTACGACATTTCGCGGAAACAAGCCTTCTTTACGCCTGAGGTGGCAgaatccttcttcttcatgttcTCTTCGTTCAAGACTCTTTCGGTTCAGCCGAGGATTTCACAACACGTCCTGGATTCCCTGGACAGGGAGTTTACAAATCATCCCTCTACTTGCTTCTGTTACATCAGACAGCCCGTCGTTGGCGTACAGGCTAACACTGCGGATTTTGCGCGTGGATTGCGTGATGTGTTGGCACGTTTGGGCGACAAGTTGGAAGTGTCGACGGACAAGGCGGAATTAAGTCGGAAGACGGCTGTCTGGATAGATGG